A segment of the Colletotrichum destructivum chromosome 3, complete sequence genome:
GATCATCCAGACACATGTCGAgacgctgctgctcttcaCCACGACGAGGGAAGGCCGGGATCTGCTGAGACGAGTCAAGGTCTACCCCATCATCCGAGAGACTCACGCgcgggtcgacgacgagggtgtCAAGGATGCTTGCGACCGGTTGGTGCAGGTCCTCATGAGAGACGAGGAGCCGGCCGAGGGtgaggtcgagggcgagacgAAGCTCAAGGAGCTGACAAACGGCTCAAGggtcgaggagcttgaggatgacgatgacatCGTGGAGGTCTAGACCGGTCTCTTTTGAGTTTTCCTTTGGTCACGGCTTACGTAGAGGAATACCCAGGTCTGCAAGACATTCACGAGAtgaagtgtgtgtgtgtgtgtgtgtgtgtgtgtgtgtggacGGCGATGATATCATGAAACCGGCAACACAGCCCGATCAATTGACCTGACTGGAGGCCTGCATGCCGTGCATTCTAGGGTCTCCGGCGGTTCCGTGGCAAAGGACTGATTTAGGGAAGGACGCCACGCTAGCAGGTCTCGCCTCACTCATGGCCTTGGGGTGCGAGGATCAGAACTAGCCAGAGGTGTAACTCGGTCATTAAAGCCCCCAACTGGCACTTTCTCTCCATGCAGATGAGCTTGCACCGGTATCAAGGCACCCAAAGACAATGCTCACGTTCTAAAGCAGCTCTCCGTCTTGGCTAGTAGCGATTCAGGGAATACCGAACGGACAGACAGTCTTGCATTACTGGATCCAAGctacgacgacggcgttACTGAGCAGAATCTCATCCCCGTCCCATTTCTACAGAGATATACTGTCACTATGGGGTTAATAGACGCAGAGACCAAACAACCCCTATcgttttcgtcgtcgtcggacgAGAAGAATGCTTTTCGACCCGGCCGGCCCAGCAGCTAGCTCACTCGCCCAATCCCCTTTACTCAACGGTAACTGTGACCTTGCTCTTGTCTACGCGACGCTGTCAGCTTCCACCCTTGCTCCCTATCGGAAGGGAGGGACTCACAAAAGGCAACATGgtccttgatctccttggcTCCGTCCTTGGGCGTGGGATAGTACCAAGCCGCGTTCTCCAGCTTGTCATCTGCCGCTAACCGTCAGCAAATGTCCGCCCGTTCGTCCCCACTCTGTTCTTTCCTTGTCCTCGAAATCCTGCCCATCTCCGTGTGTGTCGGGGGcggggaaaaagaaagaagaagagagaggaaacCAAATCCAGATAGATGGGAGAGGGTCAAAGGGACGTGGAAAGGTGTTCAGCTCACCCCCGACTTTGACCGAGTAGTAGCTCGCGGTCCCCTTCCACGGACAAAACGTCGTCGCGTCCGTCTTCTCGAGCGCGTCCGTCcgcaccgccgacggcgggaAGTAGACGTtgccctcgacctcctcccactcGGTCGCCTCGGCGACCGTGGTCCCGTTCACGACGGCCTTGGCTTTTCCTGACTTGGTCATCTTTCTTGACTTTTCCCCTGATTTTGGGTTCTTCGGCCTTGGTTTGTTTTGAGAGTAAAAAGGTCCAACGGTCAACTGTCTGAGAGCTATAATCTTTGGCGATGCACTATATCTTATATGTTACCgacagggagagagaaagaaagagagcaCTTACATAACGAGTGCGGGGAATGCGGACTTCATGCGGCTTCGATTCTTCGCCAAATCGCCAACGTCATTGGTCTCGATTGATTTATAAGCCGGAGTCTACTCACATCGTCTGATCTGTCTTTCGTGACAATAGTCTATCTACTTCACATGGGCGATCAGGGAGTGGGAGTCCTGTATGTAGCAATCATATTCATATGCCGAATGACACTAATGTTATTTTCTTTTGTGCTCTTGTCTAATGTCGATTGCCTCCCCTAACGCCGGCTGGGTATATGCGTATGTTTGTTCGTTACATGTTTCcgaaaaaagggaaaaaaacaCAGTTTAGAGATTGATAATGTCAATCTCTGAAAAGTCGGGTGGATTGGCGCCATATACCACGCGGATCTTGCTATCCAACGCCGTTCCCTCGTTGCTGATCCAAATGTGCTCACTGTACTCCTTCGTGCGCCGAATCTCGTCATCGCTGACTCCAATATCATCACGAGGAATCCAGACAGCGGGTGCTCGTGCTCGCAGGGCATAATGTTTGAACGCGTTCTTAACGAGTGCATCACGCTCGGCGGGCGTCAAATCTTCGATTTCATCGTGGAAACCGCCATACAGTGCTTCCCCAAGAGCCCGTTGGGCCTCCAGATCTTTGTTGCGCTGTTGGCGGCGGTACTCGGCGGCCGTGtggacgggggcggcgcccACGTTCCAGGTCTTGCTGCGGAGGTTTTTACCTTCCCGCTTCGCCCAGTGACCGACGTTCTTGACACGACGCATAGTCGATGGCTTCCGTTTGGGCCCTTCGTTCTCCATCCTCTGCAATTCGATGCCAGGGGGTTCGGCTCCGGATCCGTCGCCATTTGCCATGGGTGTCTTTTCGTCTGTGAactcatcgtcgtcgtcgtcattggGGAGCCCCAAACGTCTGTTTTGAGCTCGCTGGAATGCCTCATCTCTGAGGACCGCCTCATCTTCGACAGTGATTGGCAAATATCGGAACAGGGGTGAAAACGACGTGTTCAACGAGATTTGGTATATCGCCGTAAGGCCAAGTGTTACCAGCATGATGACCCCCTGCGGCGTGGCAGCGCTGTTGTCATTTTCGTCCACAGTGATGAAAAACAAGCCCGCCAAGCAAGCTTCCATGACGTACAGGCCCGTGAACGTTTGGTTGATCGCGCGAGGGTACAATACACCACCTGTGTCAGTTTCGAATCGCGTGACGTACAACATGCTGTAACGCTGTGCGAACCATAATAGGCCGAACGTTAGGACAGCAAACAGCGAAATTAGCGGAGCAATGACGCTATAGACCAAGGCGATGCAGGCGAAATTGGTGTACACAGGGAAAAACTGGCCCCATGCAATAGTCGAGAGGGTCGTGTTCCTCTTCCACTTGTCGCGAGCCGTGGTGTCGAGTATCCGGGCCAACAGGTACCAAGTGACGAGGCCTCCGATCTGAAGCAGTGTTCCGGAGCTGACAGAAAGCGCTTGGAGCAACATGTACGAGAAGAAGTAGTTGGACGCTCTCGGCAAGTTTCTGGCGAGGATGTTCAGGATTTCCCCAACATTTGAGAGTGTCTCCAGGTTAGCCCACAGCTCGTCAACTGATGCGGCGAAGAACGACGCAATCGaaacgacgaggaagacttggatgaagaggaagacaaAGTAGAAGCGCTGGACAAATTCGGCCTTCTGTGAGCCGGTTTTGACGCCCCGAAACAGCGCGAGTTGTTCGAGAATGAGGGGGACAATcaagaggaggagcgcaAGCAGGATAGCGGGCAAGACACCAGCAACGGCCCCAGCAACCTTCTCAACGGGGTCCTTCTTGATCCACGCCAGCCAGGGAAACTGCCCAACCAGACCGTCAATGTTGGCAATGGAGGCCGTGAAAGCGATAGGGATGGCCCAGAAAAAGGCCATGGCTGCAatgacgacggtgacgacgccAGACCGGATGGACTCATGCCACCACTTCAAAGCCATGTTGTCCCAGATGACATCCTTGGGCGAAACTTCGTTAATCCGAGGTGACATGTGCTTCGGAACGTGGTGCATGAGACTTTGACAGGCCATGTGTGCCGAAACCTGATGGTTGAATTGGATAAAGGCCGAGTTCATCAAGGGATATCGCTCTGGGTGCGcttggtcgtcgtcaatTTCGACGTTCAAACGCGCCAGCTCCGACCGACACCAGTAGATCGTATCAACCTTAGGACCAAAAGTCAGCCAGGCGAGCCAGTCAGGGAAGCCCCACCGTGGTAGTCGATGCATTGGCCtgttcttctccttgatcCATTTCCGCCActcagcatcgtcgtccaaTATGTTCTTGTACTCCGCGCCGATGGTGTTGGATTCGGGATACTCGACGGGGGCCTGGCTGTCTCCGCCCGTGAAGGGGATGTAGGCTTTGATCTTCTGCCACGTGGTCTTGTCCTTTGACTGTCCAAAAGGGTATTCACCGCCCTCGAATCCTTGGGGTACGGGGGATGCGTAGCCACCTGCCGGGGCTTTCCAGAATTGCCAAAACTTGCGTTTTTCCTGATCATACATGTGGTCCAGGTTGCTGACTTTGCGCACCGTGTTGCCATTGCCAAAAGGCTCGTAGCTTCGCTTGTGATTCTGGTCGGTGGTCTCCTGGGAGACGGCAGATGCATTTCGGGAATGCGTCTTCTGTGTCTCTGTATTGGCTGATGGATCGGCTTGGTCCGCCGTGACTCTTGCGCTCTCGACTGTTCCGGGGCgttcgccctcggccagaaTCTGGACCTTCCGAGGTCGATCACTTGGATGCAGCATTGCGAAGCCGTTGGTCGTCTCAACCGTCTCCTCTACGTCATCGCTGAATTCCTTGATATTTTGCTGCGctttgccgacgccgccaagcagGCCTTTGCCAACTTTGCTGATGCCGTCCCCGATGAGCCCAAGCCCGAAACCCCTGGACTCAGGTCGGTTGCCATTGTCTGAGCTTGAAGACGAGGtgctcgaccgcctcgatTCCGGGTTCTTATGCTTGTCGTCGATTATGGCGCTGATGTCGTGGGGGACGTCCTCATGCTCGCCGGAGCTGATGCCAAGACCGGCTTCGGCTCTCTTCTTggcatcggcatcttctcgctgccgtctcagggcttcttcttgtctGGTCGGCCCCTTGGTGTTGGCCTGCTTTCTGGAGAGTTtgtcttctttctttttcctcttaagttgcttcctcttcgccgccttGACGAGCTCCGTCTCGGCTGCTTCCAACCTCAGATGAATATTTTCACGCAGCTGGATCTTCTCGAGTAGAGTGGTCAAGTCACGATTGAGCCAGATATTCCGAATTTGGCCAGGGAAAACGTCGAACAGACCCAACAGAGCCTCTTCCGTCAGCCATTTGGAAGGGATGCTGTTGACAAGAATGGTCGTGGCCGAAGCCCGGAGACGATGCTCAGCACTCGTCAGATAATCCTGTCGGACTTTGATGTAGACACGGAGCtcaaagaagaagaccgtGCAGACCCAGATGATGACGAGCAGCGCCAGGATCAAATGTGCCCAAAAGCGGCCGGTGTGGGTTCTGCTAATGTTGCCCCAGGCCAGGGTATCCAGACCCGTAGGTTCATTGTCGGTATCACCGCTGGCAGATTTACCGGCCCTGGCCATGAGACGAACTGGGTCGGAGCTGGTACCATTGGTCTCATTCTTCGCATCGTCGATCAAGTCATGACCCACACCATCGCTATAGTTGAGCGGGATCAAGATAGGAATGACGATAACGGCGATGGGGATGAAGATTGTGAGGAGAGTTCTTAGATAGCGGAGGAAGAAGTAGGCGTCCAAGCCACACTTTTTGATGATGTCGCGGTCGTCGTAGTGGATAAGGGTGCTGATGAGACTCCAAGGTGTGCTGGGGGGACTCTCCGTTCTTTCACGTTCGGGAACAAGATAAGACTTTGGTTTGCTGCAATACGTCAGTAAAGGGTCCAAAACTCAATACATCAGGGTGGGCTGGCGCACAAAATACGCGCAATCTTGTTTCGTAGAAGCAAAAAGGCAATTATTTGCACAGCGAAAACCGAAATACCAGTTGCCAAGGCAGTGAGGAACGCAACCAGAGTTATTCCTTGGTATCTGTCCGAAGGAAGGGAGACGGGTGATGGAGAAGCCGGTGGCGATGTTTCTGATGTCGttggcgacgccgaagaGGAAATGGTTCCGTTCGAGCTCAAAGTCGAAGAGATTGTGGCAGAAAGGGCCGTTGATAGGGACGAGGCCAGTGAGGAGGCGAGCGTCTCCGTTAGCGAGGCCGAGCCTGACGGCGTCGCAGTGGGAGTTGCCGACATGTTCTACTGCGTGGGCCGACAAGCGTCGATATTGAAGGTTGCGGCCAGTCTCGGGAGGGTTGCAAGGCCGTCGGTTATGTTGGGGGATACGGAGTGGTCGAGAAAGAGTATTGTACTAGGCTggggagagacgagagaaTCGTGGAGGAGGATCGTTTACGAAAGCAGCAGAATATGCATGGTGGTCTGGTGTCGTCCAAATGTGTTTCGAGTCTCGTGTCGCTGTTGAAAAAACACGCGGTGCGTGTGATCTGATATGCccgttgctgttgctgctttACAGCAGGGACTGGCGGCTTCGAAGTGCAGCGAGCTGGCAAGTACTTAACGAAGTTGGCCGCGATGGACGAGAAAGAAGAATGTGAGCAAAGAGGTCAGGTTAAGAGGCaatggaagaagagggtgCCAAGCAATCGCAGCCAAAACGGTTTGACCGAAGTTGATGTGATTCACTGATTGGCTGGGCAGGGTACAAGACGCAACCTTGCCGGGGCCCAGGCAGGggtggcagcagcagctgtcGCTGCAGGCCCGCAAAGGTAACCGTTGTCCCCATTGTTTTATTTATTCATTCCCCAGCGGCACTTCGCTTCAGAGGCCCTGCGACTGGTGACATCAGCGGCTTCATTGGCTGTCGACTCCAAACGAAACGGGCCCCTGTCGCATTTGCGGGGTCTGTAGTGGGATCCCGCCACGGTTCGCCGATACTCTGTGGCATGCTGGGGAGTCTCTCTGACTCTCTGCTGGTGGCCTCCAACCCAATCATTCGTCACTTGTCGCGGGTTTCTCGATACACTATCTGTACATATCCGTACCGTACGAATTGCACACTTTGAACATGACTCTGTTGCCCAGTGCCCGCCCACTATCCACGGACTGGATTTCCCCATCCGCTCAGACTACTGTCCAGCTGTCGCTGCCAAGGCTTTTGGTGCCCCCTTACTGCGGCCCTCCCGTCGTCTGTATCCGTGCATAAACATATAATGCCCAGTGTGAGGtaagtacctacctaatTAGGCCTACCTAATTAGGGTAGGTAGTTGGTAAATTTGCTGGGTAAAGAGCGAAAAGACAAGACGAGTGTTTGCCGCCTGTTCGGCGCGCGACGCTGACGCACCTTGGAAATAGCTCAGCGCGCTTCGTCCCAACAACGACAGACAACCCAATCTAACAGAACCAGCTTGTTTCCTTGATCCaagacctcgacgccccTACATAGTAAGCCAATTGTCTCCAGCCGTTCGCTTGCGTGCTTCTCTTGATGTCACAGGACAACCCCCTTGTCTACCCCTTttcttgttttcttcttcttttgttaATTTTTTGTTATTCAAAGCACAGCCAATGCGGTTCTGTGTTTGTGCTTCACAATGATGCGGATATTGAGAGTGGCACCTGTGGCGCTTCGTTGCCGCCCGCACGAAACCTCGCCTTGACTGGGAGCCCCCCCTGCGCGGACAACGCGAATGAATCTCCAATgaccctctcctctccacACTCGATACATGTTGTGCTGCATTCGTACAGAGATACGGGTCATCTAGGAGCGTTGTCGTGGCTGCAGGAGCGTGGTTGCGTGGCTGTGGCATGGTGCCAACCACCTGGTGAAAGGCGAAGGGCCATCCCTCACTCTCTGTGTTGCCGTCCTCCTTGTTGTCTTTCCGTATAGCTAAAATTTCACCATCTCGATGTATCTCGGAAGACGAAGCTTTCGCCGAGATGTTGCGCTGTGGATTCCTCTTCCCACGATAGGAACAGACAGCCAAGCTACGCCACAATGTCTGCAAGAGGCGGCAGGTTTGCGTTACTAAGAATGCCAAGGGATGCCTCAGCCACACGGGCTGGCAGTGACCACCAGTGAGAACGGGGCCATCTGCTTAGGATTGGTCAGGGAAACAAACCAACTGCTTGGCACAATGCCTGTGGTAAGCAACAGTAGCTATCACACGAGATGCATTATGTTCGGATGGGGATGCTAGAatcgacgtcgacgatgggAAGAAAAACCTGATCTCGACTGGGAGATTATTGACAGCACTACATGCCGtcatcccaccccccctaCCCCTAGTCCACCACTCCTTATCACAGACCCTTGCCTGCCATATCTGCTGGCTTTGGTTCCAGACTCTCCCAGCTGTCCGGCCGAACCCAAAGTCATCGTGTGGGAGGGTAACGAGCCGTCATCGGGTCCCGCCGAAGGGTATAAGCAATCTAATATGCGGATAACGTAAATCATATCGGCCCTGGCACCGTCGTCCGTACCGGTATTTTCGCTACTACCTGGGGAACCGTACCGTATTCCTCGCAATATGACGACAATGTTTTGGCCCTGTTCTCCGCAATCCTCGCCAAACGCGGGGATGTACATGAATGGCGTCTCGCTCGGCCTCAAGCCAGGACGTCCAAAACATCTTAGCCGCCGCTGTCAAAAAGGGAGCCGGCACGCCACATCTTGCTACCATCACATCCTGCTACAGGGCGACACCTAATACCTCCTCACCACACAACCGCGGTTAGATGCCGAAATTCGCATCCAACGTCCacctgactgactgactaACCGATAGGTCGCTTCCTTCGACGACGCGCATCTCTCGTTAACCACAAGTACATCGGCTGCGCTGGCTAAACATTCAAGCAGCCTTGACCGCCCGAGTTGGGGTATGGCAGTATTCTAAGGTTCGCATTACCCCCACAGCACCCACCACCGACCGGCAGCGCATCGGCAGTTGCTTCATCTGGTAATGGCAATACCATCAACCACTCTGTCACTTCCCGTCTCGCGATCCCGGCAACCCTAACCAGCCCATCAGTATGGTCCAAGGGGAGTTAGGGGCCATCGGAGCATCCGCCCTGCCCCTCATTGATCACGCCCACTTCCCCGCTTCTCCAGCCAGGAATTGTCAAGTTTACCCCGATCTTCCCTCCGGAGCCCCACAATCCCCTCCAAATGTGAGGCTCCATGTGTCGACTTCTTAAACAGCCGTTGGGACGACCATGTCGGACAACCTCGAGCTGAGCTCTACTGTCTTTAGCGCTTCCGAGAAACAACACGACTTCACATCGGAAACCATGTCTGACCCAAAGGACCTGAAGATCGCCGTAATTGGCGCCGGTACTGCTCACCCAGACTCTCCCCCCGTATGTCTTCAGACTAACACGACGCGACGTAGGGATGGGCGGTTTGGGCTGCGCACTCGCCCTCGCGAAGAAGGGCTTTAGGCATATCGACGTGTACGAAACGGCCTCCAACCTCGGTtttgtcggcgccggcattCAGATGCCACCCAACGTCGTCCGGGttctcgaccgcctcggTTGTTGgcccgagatcgaggagacATGTACCGATGTCAAGGGATCAAGCATTCGACGTAACATTTACCCTTCGGCATTGGAAACTATCATGAGCCGCTATACTGACACCGCAAAACAGAGGGATCGAGcaacgtcgagctcgcccaCGTCGACATGCCCAACATCCGGGAGCTCTACGGCTTCCCGCACTGCAACGGCCACCGCTCGTcgctcgccggcggcatgtACAACGCCTGCAAGAAGGAGCCCGCCATCACGTTCCACTTCGGGACGGCGCTTGTATCGCTCAACTCGTTCGCGCCCAAGCCCAACTTCACAGCGCAGCcgcgcgacggcgaggcctACCCGGTCGAGTGCGACGTTCTTCTCGCCTGCGACGGCATCAAGAGCACCGTCCGCAcggccctcctcgactccgtcggcgccgtcggcggcgaggaggagaccgGTCAGGCCGCCTACCGAATCATGCTCACCCGCGAGCAGATGGCGGACGACCCGgagctcctcgccctgctcgactcggacgaggtcaTCCGCTGGATCGGCGAGAAGCGCCACATCATCGCCTACCCCGTCTCCTCGCACACCATCTACAACCTCTCGACGACGCAGCCCGACTCCaacttcgccgccgccaccaatGCGACCTACACCACGCGAGGCTCCAAGAAGGTCATGCTTGACGTCTTCCACGACTTTTGCCCGCTGGTCCACCGCATGTTGAACCTTGTCCCGGACGGCCAGGTCTGCGAGTGGCGCCTGCGCATGCACAAGCCGCTGCCGACCTGGGTCCACACGGACGGgcccgtcgccctcctcggcgacgcctgCCACCCGACGCTGCCGCACCTCAGCCAgggcgccgccatggccatcgaggatggcgccgtc
Coding sequences within it:
- a CDS encoding Putative CSC1/OSCA1-like, 7TM region, 10TM putative phosphate transporter, extracellular tail yields the protein MSATPTATPSGSASLTETLASSLASSLSTALSATISSTLSSNGTISSSASPTTSETSPPASPSPVSLPSDRYQGITLVAFLTALATGISVFAVQIIAFLLLRNKIARIFKPKSYLVPERERTESPPSTPWSLISTLIHYDDRDIIKKCGLDAYFFLRYLRTLLTIFIPIAVIVIPILIPLNYSDGVGHDLIDDAKNETNGTSSDPVRLMARAGKSASGDTDNEPTGLDTLAWGNISRTHTGRFWAHLILALLVIIWVCTVFFFELRVYIKVRQDYLTSAEHRLRASATTILVNSIPSKWLTEEALLGLFDVFPGQIRNIWLNRDLTTLLEKIQLRENIHLRLEAAETELVKAAKRKQLKRKKKEDKLSRKQANTKGPTRQEEALRRQREDADAKKRAEAGLGISSGEHEDVPHDISAIIDDKHKNPESRRSSTSSSSSDNGNRPESRGFGLGLIGDGISKVGKGLLGGVGKAQQNIKEFSDDVEETVETTNGFAMLHPSDRPRKVQILAEGERPGTVESARVTADQADPSANTETQKTHSRNASAVSQETTDQNHKRSYEPFGNGNTVRKVSNLDHMYDQEKRKFWQFWKAPAGGYASPVPQGFEGGEYPFGQSKDKTTWQKIKAYIPFTGGDSQAPVEYPESNTIGAEYKNILDDDAEWRKWIKEKNRPMHRLPRWGFPDWLAWLTFGPKVDTIYWCRSELARLNVEIDDDQAHPERYPLMNSAFIQFNHQVSAHMACQSLMHHVPKHMSPRINEVSPKDVIWDNMALKWWHESIRSGVVTVVIAAMAFFWAIPIAFTASIANIDGLVGQFPWLAWIKKDPVEKVAGAVAGVLPAILLALLLLIVPLILEQLALFRGVKTGSQKAEFVQRFYFVFLFIQVFLVVSIASFFAASVDELWANLETLSNVGEILNILARNLPRASNYFFSYMLLQALSVSSGTLLQIGGLVTWYLLARILDTTARDKWKRNTTLSTIAWGQFFPVYTNFACIALVYSVIAPLISLFAVLTFGLLWFAQRYSMLYVTRFETDTGGVLYPRAINQTFTGLYVMEACLAGLFFITVDENDNSAATPQGVIMLVTLGLTAIYQISLNTSFSPLFRYLPITVEDEAVLRDEAFQRAQNRRLGLPNDDDDDEFTDEKTPMANGDGSGAEPPGIELQRMENEGPKRKPSTMRRVKNVGHWAKREGKNLRSKTWNVGAAPVHTAAEYRRQQRNKDLEAQRALGEALYGGFHDEIEDLTPAERDALVKNAFKHYALRARAPAVWIPRDDIGVSDDEIRRTKEYSEHIWISNEGTALDSKIRVVYGANPPDFSEIDIINL
- a CDS encoding Putative FAD-binding domain, FAD/NAD(P)-binding domain superfamily — encoded protein: MSDNLELSSTVFSASEKQHDFTSETMSDPKDLKIAVIGAGMGGLGCALALAKKGFRHIDVYETASNLGFVGAGIQMPPNVVRVLDRLGCWPEIEETCTDVKGSSIRQGSSNVELAHVDMPNIRELYGFPHCNGHRSSLAGGMYNACKKEPAITFHFGTALVSLNSFAPKPNFTAQPRDGEAYPVECDVLLACDGIKSTVRTALLDSVGAVGGEEETGQAAYRIMLTREQMADDPELLALLDSDEVIRWIGEKRHIIAYPVSSHTIYNLSTTQPDSNFAAATNATYTTRGSKKVMLDVFHDFCPLVHRMLNLVPDGQVCEWRLRMHKPLPTWVHTDGPVALLGDACHPTLPHLSQGAAMAIEDGAVVAEVLARAPDTDPETLRRCLKAYELSRRDWTSQLVNMAFLSGKQLHLGEGKAKEERDRLFAEHKSAGAVPDKWASPDVQRMIYTNDCVANIRRDFDGLYKSAA